GGTTTGGAAACCCGGAGGGGAATGCTTGGATTCAGCCCGGGACAGGAGTGTCGAGCTGGGGACCAGGCGGAGGCACCCAAAGGACAAGAGCAGGGCTTACTGGAGACGCCCCTTAATCCCAAGGAGGAcgccccctgccccacctgctcctcttcctctgaATCGGAACCCGAAGGGTTTTTCTTAGGCCAGCGCCTTCCTGGGCCCTGGGAGACCTCCAGAAGTCTCCAAACTGGGGACAGCGACACCTCCAGGAAGCATTGCGCCATTTGCTAGTGGCGCAGCCCGGAGAAAAGAGGGTcgggggagctgggggcagggggtgtgaTCTGTAAGGCGAGAGCTCTCCTCCCTCTGTAAAATTCCTAGACTGAACACCATCAAGGTCATGGCTGGGGGAGGCGGAGGGATGACAAAGTTGGAGTGCTTCCTTTCAGCCCGCGCTATGACTCTTGACTTTTCATGGAGACTCTATTGGGGAACCCCATTCCCCAAAGCTATGCATCCTCTGCTGAATGAGCCCTTACCCAACCCCATAGGCTGGGCAGCCACATCCCCAGCATCCTCCTCCTGAGCCAATGAAGCGATCACTCAGAGACCACGTGTGACGGTGATCGGGTGAGCAAGCCGAAGGCCTGGAGGGAGCCGGAGGTGGAACCCGACCAGGGGACGGTGGAGCAGGGCGGCGCTCCGTCCCTCCTGGTGGTGGGACCTGGTTCGAGCCACCGCGCCCTCTGCAGGCTGGTAGCCGGCGGAAGTGCGAGACCGGAAGTTGCGTGATCCGCCGGCGCGGACACAGTGCGTGGTGAGAGGCCTCGCGGAGCGCGGAGTTTCTGCTATGGCTTCCAGCGGTGTCAGCGTGAACACTGCGGCCTCGGCAAATGAAGCTCCAGAAATTCCAGACAACGTGGGAGATTGGCTTCGGGGCGTCTACCGCTTCGCTACGGATAGGAATGACTTCCGGAGGTAACCAAAGCCCTGGAGTTCGGTCCCTCTTTGGTCCTTCGCGCCCACATACACAACCTCTCAAATTCCCTTCTTCGCCGAGGCTGGCCCCTCAGGATTTTTTATACCGCCAACATCTTGCCACCTAGTGGCTCTGGTTGTGCTTTGCCGAGGTCCTTGACCGGGAGAGTTCCCCTGCGGCCAAAGCTCTCTTTTATGTCCCCAGGTTCTGTCTAGAGAATCTTACCCAGACCGCCGGAACCCGGGGCGGAGAGGGGACGCCAACGGTAAACAGGCCCTGGACGAATGCTTAATTGGCCTTTGCATTTGATCCTGCTCTTATTAGACATAGAAATGAACGCTGAATAGTCATGTGGG
This genomic window from Camelus bactrianus isolate YW-2024 breed Bactrian camel chromosome 20, ASM4877302v1, whole genome shotgun sequence contains:
- the TOMM6 gene encoding mitochondrial import receptor subunit TOM6 homolog gives rise to the protein MASSGVSVNTAASANEAPEIPDNVGDWLRGVYRFATDRNDFRRNLILNLGLFAAGVWLARNLSDIDLMAPQPGV